One segment of Stenotrophomonas sp. SAU14A_NAIMI4_8 DNA contains the following:
- a CDS encoding phage tail fiber protein, with translation MTSRIAIAIEATDSQFSVPFPYISQRHVIVAFNRLVKKAGIDYYWKDAANIEFFTAPGKGVLEVIRNTPTEEALVTFHNGSQLTQEELNMAVLQSLYSTQEMKDYYQALIDGTLDALVLQSGAPTAGPVIDKVIQKILESEELKELQGRIVSIDDTAAALLGVRLQLSRFAEVLDAFAELDGVETGTFLRNLQKQVVDGDKAVAEQLALIGAKSGDGKAWVLNTDTVQVEPGRSLADAFTSLESSIETATSSLKATFDQQVTTLTTADSANAIAITQLGTKVDDNSSQIQQTMQTVNGLSANYMLKTDVNGYVAGFGLWNNGATSTFNILADRFAIVSPGYPGVVPFAVDANGVYMNNAYIRNLSVDKISGGAIRSEWALNSSSGRIVLDTGAFMKVIGVGFGENGDLIEWFGPKIPISQCTRANATTYVATDGSAYFGGTLSAGVIYNAANSTSIAGDTYVVIGPFASNGRPKTVVVSYSRSITQRSNAMGRDGFTGGGTNYATVTLYRVLNGGGEVAVASQQFSGGWRIENEFDAPDYAYGSIGGSFTFVDTTGATNNMSYVARLSNVSINNPTASVVNSVVTTAKLSVVSTEQ, from the coding sequence ATGACGTCACGCATCGCCATCGCCATTGAGGCGACCGATTCCCAATTCTCGGTTCCGTTCCCCTATATCAGTCAGCGCCACGTCATCGTCGCGTTCAACCGCCTCGTCAAGAAGGCTGGTATCGACTACTACTGGAAGGACGCAGCCAACATCGAGTTCTTCACTGCGCCCGGAAAGGGCGTCCTGGAGGTGATCCGTAACACGCCCACTGAAGAGGCGCTGGTCACTTTCCACAATGGCTCCCAGCTCACGCAGGAGGAGCTGAACATGGCCGTCCTCCAGTCGCTCTATTCGACGCAGGAGATGAAGGACTACTACCAAGCTCTGATCGACGGCACGCTCGACGCGCTGGTCCTGCAGAGCGGCGCCCCAACCGCTGGGCCGGTCATCGACAAGGTCATCCAGAAGATCCTGGAGAGCGAGGAGCTGAAGGAACTGCAGGGGCGCATCGTCAGCATTGACGACACTGCTGCCGCTCTGCTGGGCGTGCGCCTACAGCTCAGCCGCTTCGCCGAGGTTCTGGACGCGTTCGCGGAACTGGACGGCGTCGAGACAGGAACCTTCCTGCGGAACCTGCAGAAGCAGGTCGTAGATGGTGACAAGGCGGTCGCGGAGCAGCTGGCGCTTATTGGCGCGAAGTCCGGCGACGGCAAGGCATGGGTGCTCAACACAGACACTGTGCAGGTCGAGCCGGGTAGGTCGCTGGCGGATGCCTTCACCTCCCTGGAGTCGTCCATCGAGACGGCCACAAGTAGCCTCAAGGCTACCTTCGACCAACAGGTGACGACGCTCACCACGGCTGACTCCGCCAATGCCATTGCGATCACGCAGCTGGGCACGAAGGTGGACGACAACAGCTCCCAGATTCAGCAGACGATGCAGACCGTCAACGGCCTCAGTGCGAACTACATGCTGAAGACCGATGTGAACGGCTACGTCGCGGGTTTCGGGCTCTGGAACAACGGCGCAACTTCGACGTTCAACATCCTGGCCGACCGATTCGCAATCGTGTCGCCGGGATACCCCGGTGTGGTGCCGTTTGCTGTGGACGCCAACGGCGTCTACATGAACAACGCATACATCCGCAACCTAAGCGTGGACAAGATCAGTGGCGGTGCGATCCGCAGCGAGTGGGCTTTGAACAGCTCCTCGGGTCGAATCGTTCTGGACACGGGCGCGTTCATGAAGGTCATCGGCGTGGGCTTCGGCGAGAACGGTGACCTCATCGAATGGTTCGGTCCGAAGATCCCTATCTCCCAATGCACGCGTGCAAACGCCACCACATACGTTGCGACGGATGGTAGCGCGTACTTCGGGGGCACGCTCAGTGCTGGCGTCATCTACAACGCAGCGAACTCGACCAGCATCGCGGGTGACACCTACGTGGTCATCGGTCCCTTCGCTTCCAACGGTCGGCCTAAGACTGTGGTCGTATCGTACTCGCGCTCAATCACCCAGCGTTCCAACGCGATGGGCCGGGACGGCTTCACCGGGGGCGGAACGAACTACGCGACCGTGACCCTGTATCGAGTCTTGAACGGCGGCGGAGAAGTCGCAGTTGCCTCCCAGCAGTTCTCGGGCGGGTGGCGAATCGAGAACGAGTTCGACGCACCCGACTACGCCTACGGAAGCATTGGCGGCAGCTTCACCTTCGTCGATACGACTGGGGCCACCAACAACATGAGCTACGTGGCTCGCCTGTCGAACGTATCGATCAACAACCCCACGGCTTCCGTGGTCAACAGCGTCGTCACCACGGCGAAGCTGAGTGTCGTTTCTACGGAGCAATGA